TTGGAGAAGTATGTTCTTGTATTTCATCTGTTCCCGATAATATGTCTGAGGTGATGGTGCACTTATTCAGCGATCCTAACTGGTAGTGACCGCTTGGATTTTAGCAGCCAGATCTTGTACCGCCTGGAAAAAGCTTGGTACAGCAGTAGGTGTCCAATAGCCATCACCGCGTCTCCCATTAAGCAGGATGAAGCGTAGGCTGTAAGCATGGGGAAACCCTTCTGCTTCTAGCCAAAGTAAATCACTTGCTGCTTCACAACTAATCCGCTCTGCATCCATCAATTGCTGTGCCATCTCTTGCATGGTGCTGGCAAGCT
The DNA window shown above is from Cyanobacteriota bacterium and carries:
- a CDS encoding DUF1818 family protein, which produces LASTMQEMAQQLMDAERISCEAASDLLWLEAEGFPHAYSLRFILLNGRRGDGYWTPTAVPSFFQAVQDLAAKIQAVTTS